The sequence GTCGTCGGCCTTGGCAAGTTCGCTCAAAAAGTGGAAGAAGCCGAGTAGGCTCTCCGCAAGAGGTGATATATCGTGAAAGATAAAGTGATTAACGTGACCCGCGACACCGTTGTCGGCGAGGTCATGAAAATGAAGAACGACGGCTACAGGCTGGTCACGTTCTCCACCTACCAGGTGGACGAGGACGGGTTGGGCATCCTGTATCATTTCGACAAGAACCTCGAGACCATCCATCTGCGGCTGACGGTCAAGCGCAAGGATTCCATCCCGAGCGTCTCCGGCGTCTACTTCGCCGCGCTGCTGGTGGAGAACGAAATCCGTGACCAGTGGGACGTCAAGTTCGACGGGCTGGTCCTTGACTTCAACCGCACGCTCTATCTTGACCCGGAGGTGACCCAGGTTCCCCTGGTCTCCAACGTCAAGATCGCGCCCAAGCAATAAGGGAGGCTGACATGGCTACTACCGTTATTCCCTTCGGCCCGCAGCATCCCGTCCTGCCCGAACCCGTTCATCTGACCCTCAAGGTCGAGGACGAGATCGTCAAGGAGGCCATCCCGGCCCTGGGCTACGTGCACCGCGGTCTGGAAAAGCTGGCCGACATCCGCGACTATCACCAGATGATCCAGGTGTGCGAGCGCGTCTGCGGCATCTGCTCCATGATCCATGCGGTCTGTTACTCGCAGGGCATTGAGGAGTTGATGGAGGTCGAGGTGCCCAAACGCGCCGAGATGCTGCGTGTCATCTGGTCCGAACTGCACCGCTCCCATTCCCACCTGCTGTGGCTTGGGCTCTTTGCCGACGCTTTCGGTTTCGAGTCCCTGTTCATGCAGTTCTGGAAGGTCCGTGAGCGGATCATGGACATCAACGAGGCCACCACCGGCAGCCGCGTCATCGTGTCCGTGAACGTCATCGGCGGCGTGCGCGCCGATCTCTCACCCGATCAGATCCGCTGGATTCTCAGCGAGATCGACATCGTGGAAAAGGAAGTCCGCGCCCTGCAGGATACCATCATGAACGACTACACGGTCAAGGCCCGCACCGTGGGCGTTGGCGTGCTCTCCAAGGAGGATGCCTACCTTCTGGGCGCCGCAGGGCCCACCCTGCGCGGCTCTGGCGTGGCCCAGGACATGCGTATGCTCGGTTACGGCGGCTATGCGGAGCTCGATTTCGAACCCGTTGTCGAAACCTCGGGCGACTGCTGGGCGCGTTCCACCGTCCGTTTCCGTGAGACCCTGCAATCCATAGACCTCGTGAGGCAGGCCATCGCCAAGCTGCCCGAGGGCGAACTGGCCGCCAAGGTCAAGGGCAATCCGCCCGAGGGCGAGGTCTACACCCGGGTTGAACAGCCCCGAGGCGAGTGCGTCTATTACATCAAGGGCAACGGTACCAAGCACCTTGACCGGCTGCGCATCCGCACACCCACGTTTGCCAATATCCCGCCGCTGCTGGCCATGTTGCCCGGTTGCGAACTGGCCGACGTGCCGGTCATCGTCCTTTCCATCGACCCGTGCATCAGCTGCACCGAACGCTAAGGAGGGACTGAGATGCTGTTCACACCCACGGTCATCAAGAATCTGCTGAAGAAACCGGCCACACGCCTCTATCCCTTCACTGTGCGTGAGCCGTTCCCCAACTACCGGGGCGAGCTGTACATAGACATCGATGCCTGCATCTTCTGCGGCACCTGCGCCCGCAAGTGCCCCAGCCAGTGCATTGAGGTGGACAAGGAGCAGGGGCTCTGGACCTGCAACCCCCACGCCTGCGTCTACTGCGGCATCTGCCGCGATACCTGCCCGACCAAATGCCTGCACATGAAAGACGTGCATCGCAAGCCCATGACCGAGCGGATCATGATGGTCGAGAAGGGCGAGCCGCCCAAGAAGAAGAAACCGGCCGCAAAGCCCGAGGCCAAGGCCGAAGGCACAGAGGCCGCGGAGCCCAAGTCCGGGTCTGCGGCCGCCCCAGAGACGGCCAAGGCCGAAGCTCCGGCTGAAAAGGTCGAGGCCAAGAAGCCCGACGCCAAGAAGCCCGAGGCCAAGAAGAAATAGCGGCCACCCGCTGCAATGAAAAACGCCCCGGTCCCGACAGAGGCCGGGGCGTTTCCTGTTGTTTTGGGCAACGGATTCCCGGCGGG is a genomic window of Pseudodesulfovibrio alkaliphilus containing:
- a CDS encoding hydrogenase large subunit, whose protein sequence is MATTVIPFGPQHPVLPEPVHLTLKVEDEIVKEAIPALGYVHRGLEKLADIRDYHQMIQVCERVCGICSMIHAVCYSQGIEELMEVEVPKRAEMLRVIWSELHRSHSHLLWLGLFADAFGFESLFMQFWKVRERIMDINEATTGSRVIVSVNVIGGVRADLSPDQIRWILSEIDIVEKEVRALQDTIMNDYTVKARTVGVGVLSKEDAYLLGAAGPTLRGSGVAQDMRMLGYGGYAELDFEPVVETSGDCWARSTVRFRETLQSIDLVRQAIAKLPEGELAAKVKGNPPEGEVYTRVEQPRGECVYYIKGNGTKHLDRLRIRTPTFANIPPLLAMLPGCELADVPVIVLSIDPCISCTER
- a CDS encoding NADH-quinone oxidoreductase subunit C, which encodes MKDKVINVTRDTVVGEVMKMKNDGYRLVTFSTYQVDEDGLGILYHFDKNLETIHLRLTVKRKDSIPSVSGVYFAALLVENEIRDQWDVKFDGLVLDFNRTLYLDPEVTQVPLVSNVKIAPKQ
- a CDS encoding 4Fe-4S binding protein; the encoded protein is MLFTPTVIKNLLKKPATRLYPFTVREPFPNYRGELYIDIDACIFCGTCARKCPSQCIEVDKEQGLWTCNPHACVYCGICRDTCPTKCLHMKDVHRKPMTERIMMVEKGEPPKKKKPAAKPEAKAEGTEAAEPKSGSAAAPETAKAEAPAEKVEAKKPDAKKPEAKKK